A genomic segment from Streptomyces sp. TLI_235 encodes:
- a CDS encoding YbaB/EbfC DNA-binding family protein: MELSFAEQIEQTMAALEKQQVKMAAAAKELEAATASATSKDRLVTAVVGAQGQVVSLTFHTTGYRSMAPAELAKAVTDVLNTARADLGDRVAATMGEFQGLGETLAASMTGGTELESLFAPLRQMRPGFADEEAAEERRRRDRQEEFRG; this comes from the coding sequence ATGGAGTTGTCCTTCGCCGAGCAGATCGAGCAGACGATGGCCGCGCTGGAGAAGCAGCAGGTCAAGATGGCCGCGGCGGCCAAGGAACTGGAGGCGGCGACCGCCTCGGCGACCTCCAAGGACCGGTTGGTCACCGCGGTGGTGGGCGCACAGGGACAGGTGGTGTCGCTGACCTTCCACACCACCGGCTACCGCTCGATGGCGCCGGCCGAACTCGCCAAGGCCGTCACCGACGTGCTCAACACGGCGCGCGCCGACCTCGGTGACCGGGTGGCCGCGACGATGGGCGAGTTCCAGGGCCTGGGCGAGACCCTGGCGGCCTCGATGACCGGCGGCACGGAACTGGAGTCCCTGTTCGCCCCACTGCGGCAGATGCGGCCCGGCTTCGCGGACGAGGAGGCGGCCGAGGAGCGGCGCAGGCGCGACCGGCAGGAGGAGTTCCGTGGGTGA
- a CDS encoding type VII secretion system (Wss) protein ESAT-6, protein MEFGSIKLHHETVSQAAAELKQAGHMMDDSLRDLMKKLGDVIDGGHFQGAAAVAFHDFSREVNNNASAMNADIAAAAATLTTMHEIMTESDGQAGKQFT, encoded by the coding sequence ATGGAATTCGGCAGCATCAAGCTCCACCACGAGACCGTCTCGCAGGCGGCGGCCGAACTGAAGCAGGCGGGCCACATGATGGACGACAGCCTGCGCGACCTCATGAAAAAGCTGGGGGACGTGATCGACGGAGGCCACTTCCAGGGCGCCGCGGCCGTCGCCTTCCACGACTTCTCCCGGGAGGTCAACAACAACGCGAGCGCGATGAACGCGGACATCGCCGCCGCAGCGGCCACGCTCACCACGATGCACGAGATCATGACGGAATCGGACGGCCAGGCCGGCAAACAGTTCACCTGA
- a CDS encoding type VII secretion protein EccB, with translation MQSRRDQVQAHMFVLSRMASGMLRAEPDAPDTPNGRTTRGTMTGLALAVLAGLGIAVYGMISPGGNDSWATPGTLVVVEETGARYLYVGGQLHPVLNDASARLVAGDRMTVRQVGRSSLADAPRGLPIGIVGAPDGLPQAADLAGGVWLVCGTARPGPAGTPVPRLGLLVDPSTDGRALTRDQGLLVSLPDGSVHLLWQGQQLRVDTGNQALQALGYGGATPLPVRPGLLDALPAGPDLAAPPVPGRGEAGPALGGKPTRVGQLFDGPGGAHYLLTRGGLVPLTPTLHGLVLGDPRTQKDAYSGAAPIAAPIGAMDLAGHTAPGAPPGAGLPERPPALVVPQRGEGVCADVHAGSGPPTTTVTVLPAEQAEAGRAPAVPAGTPAGACATADLIALRPGRGALVRALSGAGVGTAEYLVTETGVRHPLPSPAVAKQLGYGGLTPVGVPSAVLGLLPSGPALDPAALGDGTGTSPTASAAARAVLPCG, from the coding sequence ATGCAGTCCCGTCGTGACCAGGTGCAGGCGCACATGTTCGTGCTCAGCAGGATGGCCTCGGGCATGCTGCGCGCGGAACCCGATGCTCCGGACACCCCCAACGGGCGGACCACCCGGGGCACCATGACGGGGCTGGCACTGGCGGTGCTGGCCGGACTGGGAATCGCCGTGTACGGCATGATCAGCCCCGGGGGCAACGACAGTTGGGCCACGCCCGGCACCCTCGTGGTGGTCGAGGAGACCGGCGCCCGCTACCTCTACGTCGGCGGACAGCTGCACCCGGTGCTGAACGACGCCAGCGCCCGACTGGTGGCCGGCGACCGGATGACGGTGCGTCAGGTGGGCCGGAGCTCGCTCGCGGACGCCCCGCGCGGCCTGCCGATCGGAATCGTCGGCGCGCCCGACGGCCTGCCGCAGGCGGCCGACCTGGCGGGGGGCGTCTGGCTGGTCTGCGGCACCGCCCGGCCGGGCCCGGCCGGCACGCCGGTGCCCCGGCTGGGCCTCCTGGTCGACCCGTCCACCGATGGGCGGGCCCTGACCAGGGACCAGGGGCTGCTGGTCTCCCTGCCGGACGGCTCCGTGCACCTGCTCTGGCAGGGCCAGCAGTTGCGGGTCGACACCGGGAACCAGGCACTGCAGGCGCTCGGCTACGGGGGAGCGACCCCCCTGCCCGTCCGGCCCGGCCTGCTGGACGCGCTGCCCGCCGGGCCGGACCTCGCCGCACCGCCCGTCCCGGGACGGGGCGAGGCGGGGCCCGCGCTGGGCGGGAAGCCGACCCGGGTCGGCCAGCTCTTCGACGGGCCCGGCGGCGCGCACTACCTGCTCACCCGGGGCGGTCTCGTGCCGCTCACCCCGACCCTGCACGGGCTGGTGCTCGGCGACCCGCGGACCCAGAAGGACGCCTACAGCGGCGCCGCGCCGATCGCCGCGCCGATCGGCGCGATGGACCTCGCCGGGCACACCGCGCCCGGCGCCCCGCCGGGCGCCGGCCTCCCGGAACGGCCGCCCGCCCTGGTGGTGCCGCAGCGGGGAGAGGGCGTCTGCGCCGATGTGCACGCCGGGAGCGGACCCCCCACGACCACCGTCACCGTGCTCCCCGCCGAACAGGCCGAAGCGGGCCGCGCCCCGGCCGTTCCGGCCGGCACGCCGGCGGGCGCCTGCGCGACCGCGGACCTGATCGCCCTCCGGCCCGGCCGCGGAGCCCTGGTCCGGGCGCTGTCCGGTGCGGGCGTCGGCACCGCGGAGTACCTGGTCACCGAGACCGGGGTGCGCCATCCGCTGCCGTCGCCGGCCGTGGCGAAGCAACTCGGCTACGGCGGCCTCACCCCGGTCGGGGTGCCCTCGGCGGTGCTCGGGCTGCTGCCGTCCGGGCCCGCTCTCGACCCGGCCGCCCTCGGTGACGGCACGGGCACTTCGCCGACCGCGTCGGCCGCGGCCCGGGCCGTTCTTCCGTGCGGCTGA
- a CDS encoding hypothetical protein (manually curated) → MANPPRADRAARRAVRAGGGPSRPTASVRQGVPDESTRPHRPRPRTTPPSRFDDHLAAQLLAQWIVMPGTEVDEVSANQVCAQQQLLSTEDPRTDGPTEDWPM, encoded by the coding sequence GTGGCGAATCCGCCCCGGGCAGATCGGGCAGCCCGTCGGGCCGTCCGGGCCGGGGGAGGGCCTTCGCGGCCGACCGCCTCCGTCCGACAGGGCGTTCCCGATGAGTCCACTCGCCCCCACCGTCCGCGCCCGAGGACGACCCCGCCGAGCCGGTTCGACGACCACCTGGCGGCGCAGCTGCTCGCCCAGTGGATCGTCATGCCGGGCACCGAGGTCGACGAGGTGTCGGCGAACCAGGTGTGCGCGCAGCAGCAGCTGCTATCCACCGAGGACCCGCGCACCGACGGCCCCACCGAGGACTGGCCGATGTGA
- a CDS encoding ArsR family transcriptional regulator: MDTRTALADANQSQQHPGGVRLEVAASVLALLADRTRLSLLERLGRGEADVTTLVEATGAARPSVSQHLAKLRLAGLVTTRKDGRRVVYSLRHGHLRRLVDEALNVADHQIGALPPHD, from the coding sequence ATGGACACACGCACGGCGCTCGCAGATGCGAACCAGTCGCAGCAGCACCCCGGCGGCGTGCGCCTCGAGGTCGCCGCCTCCGTCCTCGCACTGCTCGCCGACCGCACCCGCCTCTCCCTGCTGGAGCGGCTCGGCCGCGGCGAGGCGGACGTCACCACCCTGGTCGAGGCCACCGGGGCCGCCCGCCCCTCCGTCAGCCAGCACCTGGCCAAGCTCCGCCTCGCCGGCCTGGTCACCACCCGCAAGGACGGCCGCCGCGTCGTCTACTCCCTGCGCCACGGCCACCTGCGCCGCCTCGTCGACGAGGCCCTGAACGTCGCCGACCACCAGATCGGCGCCCTGCCACCCCACGACTGA
- a CDS encoding putative MFS family arabinose efflux permease gives MLTVLRNRTYRHLFTAQVVALVGTGLATVALSLLAYDIAGDNASAVLGTALAIKMVAYVAIAPLAGAVADRIPRRALMAAMDLTRACVALTLPFVTQVWQIYLLIFLLQAASAAFTPTFQATIPEALPAERDYTQALSLSRIAYDLESLFSPALAAGLLALVSYTWLFAGTTVGFLASAALVVSAVLPKPKPVERTGDIYAKAAFGTRLFRATPRLRALLALDLAVAAAGAIVFVNTVVLVQGHFHRPAGAVSLALGAYGAGSMLTSVALPRLLRRLSDRAVMLPAGYALPVILAAVAVITAAAPSTWSWTAILVAWAAIGAACSAVLTPGGRVIRRSAADADLPAAFAAQFSLSHGCWLLTYPLAGWLAAAAGLPVTAAVLGVIALAATAAATAAWPRLDPARLGHVHHDLPADHPHLAAARRTEDGWRHGHDFVIDSLHGHWPGPADRARERPPWSPQADRARGSGATTPAGTTTNRRRTAR, from the coding sequence ATGCTGACCGTGCTGCGCAACCGCACCTACCGCCACCTGTTCACCGCGCAGGTCGTCGCGCTGGTCGGTACCGGGCTGGCGACCGTCGCGCTGAGCCTGCTCGCGTACGACATCGCCGGCGACAACGCCTCGGCCGTGCTCGGCACCGCGCTGGCGATCAAGATGGTGGCGTACGTGGCGATCGCCCCACTGGCGGGCGCCGTCGCCGACCGAATACCGCGCCGAGCCCTGATGGCGGCGATGGACCTCACCCGGGCCTGCGTCGCGCTGACACTGCCGTTCGTCACCCAGGTCTGGCAGATCTACCTCCTGATCTTCCTGCTCCAGGCCGCCTCGGCCGCGTTCACGCCGACCTTCCAGGCGACCATCCCCGAGGCGCTCCCGGCCGAGCGCGACTACACACAGGCGCTGTCGCTGTCCCGGATCGCGTACGACCTGGAGAGCCTGTTCAGCCCCGCGCTGGCCGCCGGCCTGCTGGCCCTGGTCTCCTACACCTGGCTGTTCGCCGGCACCACGGTCGGGTTCCTCGCGTCCGCCGCCCTGGTCGTCTCCGCCGTGCTGCCCAAGCCGAAGCCCGTCGAGCGCACCGGCGACATCTACGCCAAGGCCGCCTTCGGCACCCGGCTGTTCCGGGCCACCCCCCGGCTGCGCGCCCTGCTCGCGCTGGACCTGGCGGTCGCCGCCGCCGGGGCGATCGTCTTCGTGAACACCGTCGTCCTGGTGCAGGGACACTTCCACCGGCCGGCCGGGGCGGTCTCCCTCGCCCTGGGCGCCTACGGCGCCGGGTCGATGCTCACCTCGGTGGCCCTGCCCCGGTTGCTGCGCCGGCTGAGCGACCGCGCCGTCATGCTGCCGGCCGGGTACGCCCTCCCGGTCATCCTGGCCGCGGTCGCGGTGATCACCGCCGCCGCCCCGTCGACCTGGTCGTGGACCGCCATCCTGGTGGCGTGGGCCGCGATCGGGGCCGCCTGCTCGGCCGTCCTCACCCCGGGCGGGCGGGTGATCCGCCGCTCCGCCGCGGATGCCGACCTACCCGCCGCGTTCGCCGCGCAGTTCTCCCTCTCGCACGGCTGCTGGCTGCTGACCTACCCGCTCGCCGGCTGGCTCGCCGCCGCGGCGGGCCTCCCCGTCACCGCCGCCGTCCTCGGCGTGATCGCGCTCGCCGCGACCGCGGCCGCGACTGCGGCCTGGCCCAGACTCGACCCGGCCCGCCTCGGCCACGTCCACCACGACCTGCCCGCCGACCACCCGCACCTCGCGGCCGCGCGGCGGACCGAGGACGGGTGGCGGCACGGCCACGACTTCGTCATCGACTCCCTGCACGGACACTGGCCCGGCCCCGCCGACCGTGCCCGTGAACGGCCGCCCTGGTCCCCGCAGGCCGACCGCGCGCGGGGCTCCGGGGCGACGACACCGGCCGGAACGACCACGAATCGGAGGAGAACCGCGCGATGA
- a CDS encoding methyltransferase family protein: protein MELARFLHGSPDSRTAGTTIAHGRGYEALSTAFFLGRRRAVFTRLARLSGARPGDRVLDVGCGTGYLTRAVAEAVTGSGSVLGIDPSGDAVAHARRLAAGLANCTFADGIAEDLDAEDGTYDVVVTSLVIHHLPEQVHERAVAEMLRVLRPGGRVLVADFRPPSGRIARHLVGAVTGPAMEHNPVHLLEPLVRRAGFGQVVAGDLPLIRYVQGVKPEHAR from the coding sequence ATGGAGCTCGCACGCTTTCTGCACGGCAGTCCCGACAGCCGGACCGCCGGTACGACCATCGCGCACGGGCGCGGATACGAGGCGCTCAGCACCGCCTTCTTCCTCGGCCGCCGACGCGCCGTCTTCACCCGGCTCGCCCGGCTGAGCGGCGCCCGGCCCGGCGACCGGGTCCTGGACGTCGGCTGCGGCACCGGCTACCTCACCCGAGCCGTGGCCGAGGCGGTCACCGGCTCCGGGTCCGTCCTGGGCATCGACCCCTCCGGTGACGCCGTGGCCCACGCCCGACGCCTGGCTGCGGGCCTGGCCAACTGCACGTTCGCCGACGGCATCGCGGAGGACCTCGACGCCGAGGACGGCACCTACGACGTGGTGGTGACGAGCCTGGTGATCCACCACCTGCCCGAGCAGGTCCACGAGCGCGCGGTCGCCGAGATGCTGCGGGTCCTGCGCCCCGGCGGGCGCGTCCTGGTCGCCGACTTCCGCCCGCCGAGCGGGCGGATCGCACGTCACCTGGTGGGCGCCGTCACCGGCCCGGCGATGGAGCACAACCCCGTCCACCTGCTCGAACCCCTGGTCCGTCGTGCGGGCTTCGGGCAGGTCGTCGCCGGAGACCTCCCGTTGATCCGCTACGTGCAGGGCGTGAAGCCGGAGCACGCCCGATGA
- a CDS encoding TetR family transcriptional regulator, translated as MPEPTPAASPRRTRLNAADRRASILAAATEVFAEAGYQRAKMSDVARRVGVSEPVVFQNFGSKAAVFAAVLDTAALRATQMMREWAAASGSTGAWLTQFLAPDHLAQVHARGTLSVLFSDAMALAADPTIARAARNANQAVAEVLTELLARGQQDGSVHPDLDPATAAWWLLSLLASQGFRHAASPEAERVEAGLAEMTLRLLTTPERS; from the coding sequence GTGCCAGAGCCGACCCCCGCCGCAAGCCCCCGCCGGACCAGGCTGAACGCCGCCGACCGCAGAGCCTCGATCCTCGCCGCGGCCACCGAGGTCTTCGCGGAGGCCGGCTACCAGCGCGCCAAGATGTCCGATGTCGCCAGGCGGGTCGGGGTCAGCGAACCGGTCGTTTTCCAGAACTTCGGCTCCAAGGCCGCAGTCTTCGCGGCCGTCCTCGACACCGCAGCCCTGCGCGCCACGCAGATGATGCGCGAGTGGGCCGCCGCAAGCGGGTCCACCGGCGCCTGGCTCACCCAGTTCCTGGCCCCCGACCACCTGGCACAGGTCCATGCCCGCGGCACGCTCAGCGTCCTGTTCTCCGACGCAATGGCCCTCGCGGCGGACCCGACGATCGCGCGGGCCGCCCGCAACGCGAACCAGGCCGTGGCGGAGGTGCTCACCGAACTCCTCGCCCGGGGACAGCAGGACGGCAGCGTGCACCCGGACCTCGACCCCGCCACCGCGGCCTGGTGGCTGCTCTCCCTGCTCGCCTCCCAGGGCTTCCGCCACGCGGCCTCGCCCGAAGCCGAACGCGTCGAAGCCGGCCTCGCCGAGATGACCCTGCGCCTGCTCACCACTCCCGAGCGCAGCTGA
- a CDS encoding RpiR family transcriptional regulator, translating to MSQRGPKAVEIVLSAKERAELSRWSIGGEGARLAERARIVLACADGAPSARVAAALGANVATVRKWRSRFAADRLAGLADEPRPGRRKPDLVLTEDERTQLTRWARRAKTAQYLALRAKIVLACAEGGTNKQVAAELGIGPGTVNRWRARFVTDRLDGLQDEPRPGRPPSILLDQVEDVVVATLESTPGHDTHWSRASMAKRTGLSKSTVGRIWKRFDLKPHLQDAFKLSTDPLFVEKVVDVVGLYHNPPERAVVLCVDEKSQIQALDRSQPVLPMMPGMPERRTHDYLRHGITSLFAAFNIADGTIIGELHRRHRAVEFKKFLVSIDKAVPRELDVHLVCDNYATHNTAEIKTWLAKHPRFHVHFTPTGSSWLNQVERWFGLLTDKLIRRGVHTSVKALENDIKAWIATWNQNPRPFTWTKTADEILKSLADYLTKIKPADTKTSD from the coding sequence GTGTCGCAGCGAGGTCCGAAGGCCGTAGAGATCGTGCTCTCCGCAAAGGAGCGCGCCGAGTTGTCGCGTTGGTCGATTGGCGGGGAGGGGGCCCGGTTGGCCGAGCGCGCCCGGATCGTCCTGGCTTGTGCGGACGGGGCGCCAAGTGCCCGGGTGGCGGCGGCCCTGGGTGCGAACGTGGCGACGGTGCGCAAGTGGCGCTCGCGGTTCGCCGCCGACCGGTTGGCGGGCCTGGCCGATGAGCCCCGGCCGGGCCGGCGCAAGCCGGATCTGGTGCTCACCGAGGACGAACGCACCCAGTTGACGCGATGGGCCCGGCGGGCGAAGACCGCACAGTACCTCGCACTGCGCGCGAAAATCGTGCTGGCCTGCGCCGAAGGCGGCACGAACAAGCAGGTCGCCGCCGAACTCGGCATCGGGCCGGGCACGGTCAACCGCTGGCGGGCCCGGTTCGTCACCGACCGCCTGGACGGTCTGCAGGACGAGCCCCGGCCCGGCCGGCCGCCGTCGATCCTCCTCGACCAGGTCGAGGACGTCGTCGTCGCGACGCTGGAATCCACGCCGGGCCACGACACCCACTGGTCGCGGGCCTCCATGGCGAAGCGCACCGGGCTGTCGAAATCCACGGTCGGGCGGATCTGGAAGAGGTTCGACCTCAAGCCGCACTTGCAGGACGCCTTCAAGCTGTCCACCGACCCGCTGTTCGTGGAGAAGGTCGTCGACGTGGTCGGGCTCTACCACAACCCGCCCGAGCGGGCGGTGGTGCTCTGCGTGGACGAGAAGTCCCAGATCCAGGCCCTGGACCGCTCCCAGCCGGTCCTGCCGATGATGCCGGGCATGCCCGAACGCCGCACGCACGACTACCTGCGGCACGGCATCACCAGCCTGTTCGCCGCGTTCAACATCGCCGACGGCACCATCATCGGTGAACTCCACCGCCGCCACCGCGCCGTGGAGTTCAAGAAGTTCCTCGTCTCGATAGACAAGGCCGTCCCGCGGGAGCTCGACGTCCACCTGGTGTGCGACAACTACGCCACCCACAACACCGCCGAGATCAAGACCTGGCTCGCGAAGCACCCCCGCTTCCACGTGCACTTCACCCCGACCGGCTCCTCCTGGCTCAACCAGGTCGAGCGCTGGTTCGGCCTGCTCACCGACAAACTCATCCGCCGCGGCGTCCACACCTCCGTCAAAGCCCTCGAGAACGACATCAAGGCCTGGATCGCCACCTGGAACCAGAACCCCAGACCCTTCACCTGGACCAAGACCGCCGACGAGATCCTCAAATCCCTCGCCGACTACCTCACCAAGATCAAGCCAGCCGACACGAAAACAAGCGACTAA
- a CDS encoding DDE superfamily endonuclease, which produces MTKHRGIYGTHKTPAIRAWLSQHPRFHMHFTPTGSSWINQVERWFGFLTDQMIRRGSHKNVQALERDIRNWIKNWNEDPTPFTWTKTADEILDSLARFCRRISGAGH; this is translated from the coding sequence TTGACGAAACATAGGGGCATCTACGGAACCCACAAGACCCCGGCGATCCGAGCCTGGCTGTCCCAACACCCCAGATTCCACATGCACTTCACCCCGACCGGGTCATCGTGGATCAACCAGGTCGAGCGCTGGTTCGGCTTCCTCACCGACCAGATGATCCGCCGCGGATCCCACAAGAACGTCCAGGCCCTCGAACGCGACATCCGCAACTGGATCAAGAACTGGAACGAGGACCCCACACCGTTCACCTGGACCAAGACCGCCGACGAGATCCTCGACTCCCTCGCCCGATTCTGCCGACGGATCTCCGGCGCAGGACACTAG
- a CDS encoding transposase, producing the protein MTVTSMPQPILPTRQSSVVEEVVLGVDTHKDVHVAAVITSLGASLAHQEFPTTALGYRQLVIWARSFGTLRRAGVECTGSYGAALARVLRREGIDVVEVNQPDRATRRKRDKTDAIDADAAARAVLSGRATTTPKTADGPAADMRVLRLAKESAVKARTQAMNQLKAVLLAVDPDLRESLAGLTNRALIATCAELAGDLGEAVFTLRLLACRVQNLSEEVKELTRRTTKAVRACRPQLLELVGVGPDSAAVLLIAAGDNPERLTDEASFAALCGVSPVEQSSGKTQRRRLNRGGNRQANAALYRIVMTRIRWDERTQAYLHRRTAQGLSKREIIRCLKRYVARELYRHIQATSGIVTTSSAA; encoded by the coding sequence GTGACCGTCACCAGCATGCCCCAGCCAATCCTGCCCACGCGGCAGTCCTCCGTCGTGGAGGAGGTGGTTCTCGGGGTCGACACCCACAAGGACGTGCACGTCGCCGCGGTGATCACCTCATTGGGAGCGTCACTCGCGCACCAAGAGTTCCCGACCACGGCTCTGGGATACCGTCAACTGGTCATCTGGGCAAGGTCCTTCGGCACACTCCGCCGTGCCGGAGTCGAGTGCACCGGGTCCTACGGAGCCGCACTGGCCCGCGTCCTGCGCCGCGAGGGCATCGACGTCGTCGAGGTCAACCAGCCCGACCGCGCCACCCGGCGCAAGCGCGACAAGACCGATGCGATCGATGCGGACGCGGCAGCCCGCGCGGTCCTGTCCGGACGCGCTACGACCACGCCGAAGACCGCGGACGGTCCCGCTGCGGACATGCGCGTCCTGCGGTTGGCGAAGGAGTCGGCCGTCAAGGCCCGTACTCAGGCGATGAACCAGCTCAAGGCCGTCCTCCTGGCCGTCGATCCCGACCTGCGCGAGTCGCTCGCAGGCCTGACCAACCGGGCCCTGATCGCCACGTGCGCAGAGTTGGCCGGGGACCTGGGCGAAGCCGTCTTCACGTTGCGCCTGCTCGCCTGCCGGGTTCAGAACCTGTCGGAGGAGGTCAAGGAGCTGACCCGCCGCACCACCAAGGCCGTGCGGGCCTGTCGGCCGCAACTGCTGGAGCTCGTGGGTGTCGGGCCCGACAGCGCCGCCGTCTTGCTCATCGCCGCTGGCGACAATCCCGAAAGGCTCACCGACGAGGCGTCCTTCGCGGCCCTGTGCGGGGTCAGCCCGGTCGAGCAGTCCTCCGGCAAGACCCAGCGCCGGCGCCTGAACCGCGGCGGAAACCGGCAGGCCAACGCTGCCCTCTACCGCATCGTGATGACCCGCATACGCTGGGACGAACGCACCCAGGCCTACCTGCACCGCCGCACCGCCCAAGGCCTCTCGAAGCGAGAGATCATCCGTTGTCTCAAGCGCTACGTCGCCCGCGAGCTCTACCGGCACATCCAGGCAACGAGCGGGATCGTCACGACTTCCTCTGCGGCTTGA
- a CDS encoding homeodomain-containing protein, which yields MLTRWSRRATSAQALALRARIVLACDGPDVPSIVGVARELGITADTVRKWRRRFLAERLDGLVDEPRPGRPPSIAVDDVEAVVVATLEEIPKNATHWSRSSMAAHSGLSKSTVGRIWRKFQLKPHLADTFKLSTDPLFIEKVHDVVGLYFDPPEGAVVLSVDEKSQIQALNRSQPVLPMMPGMPERRTHDYVRNGLTTLFAAFDTGSGRVISSLHRRHRAVEFKKFLVKIDQEVPDGLDIHLICDNCEDHGVPQGAGA from the coding sequence GTGCTGACGCGGTGGTCCCGTCGGGCGACGTCCGCCCAGGCGCTCGCGTTGCGGGCTCGGATCGTGCTGGCCTGCGACGGCCCGGATGTGCCGTCGATCGTTGGTGTCGCAAGGGAGTTGGGGATCACCGCGGACACGGTCCGCAAGTGGCGTCGCCGGTTCCTCGCCGAGCGGCTGGACGGCCTGGTGGACGAGCCGCGGCCGGGCCGGCCTCCGAGCATCGCGGTGGACGACGTCGAAGCGGTGGTGGTGGCGACGCTGGAGGAGATCCCGAAGAACGCGACGCACTGGTCGCGGAGCTCGATGGCGGCCCACAGCGGCCTGTCGAAGTCCACGGTGGGGCGGATCTGGCGGAAGTTCCAGCTCAAGCCCCACCTGGCGGACACGTTCAAGCTCTCCACCGACCCGTTATTCATCGAGAAGGTCCACGACGTGGTCGGCCTGTACTTCGACCCGCCCGAGGGGGCCGTGGTGCTGTCGGTCGACGAGAAGTCGCAGATCCAGGCCTTGAACCGGTCCCAGCCGGTACTGCCGATGATGCCCGGGATGCCCGAGCGCCGGACCCACGACTACGTGCGCAACGGCCTGACCACGCTGTTCGCCGCATTCGACACCGGCAGCGGGAGGGTCATCAGTTCCCTGCACCGCCGGCACCGTGCGGTGGAGTTCAAGAAGTTCCTCGTCAAGATCGACCAGGAGGTCCCCGACGGCCTGGACATCCACCTCATCTGTGACAACTGTGAGGATCATGGAGTGCCGCAGGGGGCCGGAGCCTGA